The proteins below come from a single Marinobacter bohaiensis genomic window:
- the rpoS gene encoding RNA polymerase sigma factor RpoS produces the protein MSTERDELIVDRVADEVEDAEEETETLSGESTNESQTDDTPASETPELSKATGRYYTSQKQLDATQLYLNEIGFSPLLTPEEEVYFARLARKGEESGRKRMIESNLRLVVKIARRYVNRGLTLLDLIEEGNLGLIRAVEKFDPERGFRFSTYATWWIRQTIERAIMNQTRTIRLPIHVVKELNLYLRAARELTQKLDHEPSAEEIASMVDKPVHDVKRMLGLNERVTSVDTPIGSSGEKSLLDTVADEGATDPADLLQDTNMQGCIERWLDQLSDKQQEVLSRRFGLRGYQTSTLEEVGQEIGLTRERVRQIQVEALRRLREILEKEGLSCTTLFK, from the coding sequence ATGTCAACAGAGCGTGATGAACTCATTGTTGATCGGGTAGCCGATGAAGTTGAAGACGCTGAAGAGGAAACCGAAACCCTCAGCGGTGAATCCACCAACGAAAGCCAGACAGACGACACACCAGCCAGTGAAACGCCCGAACTGTCGAAAGCGACGGGGCGTTACTACACCAGCCAGAAACAGCTGGATGCCACCCAGCTCTATCTCAACGAAATCGGATTTTCGCCTCTGCTGACGCCGGAGGAAGAGGTCTATTTTGCGCGTCTGGCCCGTAAGGGCGAGGAGTCGGGCCGCAAGCGAATGATCGAGAGTAACCTGCGGCTGGTGGTCAAGATCGCCCGTCGTTACGTCAATCGGGGCCTCACGCTGCTGGACCTGATCGAGGAAGGCAACCTGGGCCTGATCCGGGCAGTCGAGAAGTTCGACCCCGAGCGGGGCTTCCGCTTCTCCACCTACGCTACCTGGTGGATCCGGCAGACCATTGAGCGCGCGATCATGAATCAGACGCGTACGATCCGGCTGCCGATTCACGTGGTCAAGGAGCTCAACCTTTATCTGCGAGCCGCCCGCGAGCTGACCCAGAAGCTGGATCACGAGCCGTCGGCGGAAGAAATCGCCAGCATGGTCGACAAGCCGGTGCATGACGTCAAGCGCATGCTGGGGCTCAACGAGCGTGTGACCTCGGTGGATACGCCGATCGGCAGCAGCGGTGAAAAGTCCCTGCTGGATACCGTCGCCGATGAAGGCGCTACGGATCCGGCCGACCTGTTGCAGGACACCAACATGCAGGGCTGCATCGAGCGCTGGCTGGATCAGCTCAGCGACAAGCAGCAGGAAGTGCTGTCCCGGCGCTTCGGCCTGCGTGGATACCAGACCAGCACGCTGGAAGAGGTGGGTCAGGAGATCGGGCTGACCCGCGAGCGGGTCCGCCAGATCCAGGTGGAAGCGCTGCGGCGGCTGCGTGAAATCCTGGAGAAGGAAGGGCTGTCCTGCACCACGCTGTTCAAATAG
- a CDS encoding peptidoglycan DD-metalloendopeptidase family protein: MLLTGCNTADIYRDDRYNPPVYWGRHVVERGETLYSIAWRYGRDYRELGNANGIDPPYTLQVGQVIRLDVRGHAPSGSAKSSSQTASSSRSSAKAAVASRPTPKPTPSTARKPKVEKAPRADQALPNQTQTVARIEWRWPNVGPVIAGYSTSGKVNKGVDISGSAGDPVRAAASGNVVYAGNGLLGYGNLIIINHNEHYLSAYAHNRKILVQEGENVRAGQLIAEMGSSGANGTKLHFEIRKNGNPVDPTHYLPPR; this comes from the coding sequence ATGCTGCTCACCGGCTGCAACACGGCGGATATCTATCGCGACGACCGTTATAACCCGCCCGTTTACTGGGGCCGTCACGTGGTCGAGCGTGGCGAGACTCTCTACAGCATTGCCTGGCGTTATGGGCGCGACTATCGCGAGCTGGGCAATGCCAATGGTATTGATCCGCCTTATACCCTCCAGGTCGGTCAGGTGATTCGTCTGGACGTGCGAGGGCATGCTCCTTCCGGAAGCGCCAAATCCTCAAGCCAGACCGCTTCCAGTTCCCGCTCCAGTGCCAAGGCTGCGGTCGCCAGTCGGCCGACGCCGAAACCGACGCCCTCGACGGCGCGGAAACCCAAGGTGGAAAAGGCGCCGCGCGCCGACCAGGCCCTGCCTAACCAGACCCAGACCGTGGCGCGTATTGAGTGGCGCTGGCCTAATGTTGGCCCTGTAATTGCAGGATACTCAACATCCGGAAAAGTCAACAAAGGCGTTGATATCTCCGGATCGGCGGGTGATCCGGTCAGGGCGGCGGCCAGCGGTAACGTGGTCTATGCGGGCAACGGTTTATTAGGGTACGGTAACCTGATCATCATCAACCACAACGAGCATTACCTGAGCGCGTACGCGCACAACCGCAAGATTTTGGTGCAGGAGGGTGAAAACGTCAGGGCGGGCCAGCTCATCGCCGAGATGGGCAGCAGCGGCGCCAATGGGACGAAGCTGCACTTTGAGATAAGAAAAAACGGGAATCCGGTGGACCCGACGCATTACCTGCCACCGCGATAA
- a CDS encoding DUF368 domain-containing protein — MTAEREPASRRQHPVGIVLRGLAMGAADVVPGVSGGTIAFISGIYVRLLDAISAFPRAALGSLLKGRVADFWRDVDGTFLVLLFAGILTSIVTLAGGIRYALGEYPVMLWSFFFGLIIASAWHVGRQIQRWGIGPVVLLVLGAAVAWLVTQMTPGQAPVTAWTLFGAGALAICAMILPGISGSFILLMLGMYAPILAAVNEMQLDRLGLFVTGCVVGLLSVAQLLSWAFHRYRDAMLALLTGFMLGALSKVWPWKEAVSWRINSHGERVPLEEVNLLPDTYAAVTGQSSALLAAVVLALLGAAIVLGLEWFGQHSRNGKAAG; from the coding sequence ATGACGGCCGAGAGGGAGCCGGCATCGCGCCGGCAGCACCCGGTGGGTATCGTGCTACGCGGGCTGGCGATGGGCGCGGCCGACGTGGTTCCCGGTGTCTCCGGCGGAACGATTGCCTTTATTTCCGGGATCTACGTGCGGCTACTGGATGCCATCAGTGCCTTTCCCCGCGCCGCCCTGGGCTCACTGCTGAAAGGCCGCGTGGCCGACTTCTGGCGTGACGTCGACGGCACCTTCCTGGTGTTACTGTTTGCCGGCATCCTGACCAGCATCGTGACCCTGGCCGGTGGCATTCGCTATGCCCTGGGCGAATACCCGGTCATGCTTTGGAGTTTTTTCTTCGGCCTGATTATCGCTTCGGCCTGGCATGTGGGTCGCCAGATCCAGCGCTGGGGAATCGGCCCTGTTGTGTTGCTCGTGCTCGGGGCTGCCGTGGCCTGGCTGGTCACGCAGATGACGCCGGGGCAGGCCCCGGTGACGGCCTGGACGCTGTTTGGAGCCGGCGCACTGGCCATCTGCGCGATGATTCTGCCCGGCATCTCCGGTAGCTTCATTCTGCTGATGCTGGGTATGTACGCGCCGATTCTGGCGGCCGTTAACGAAATGCAACTGGACCGGCTCGGATTGTTTGTGACAGGTTGTGTTGTCGGCCTGCTGTCCGTGGCGCAGTTGCTCTCCTGGGCGTTCCATCGCTATCGGGACGCCATGCTGGCACTGCTGACCGGCTTCATGCTGGGCGCTTTGAGCAAGGTCTGGCCCTGGAAGGAGGCGGTGAGCTGGCGCATCAATAGTCATGGCGAGCGCGTGCCCCTCGAGGAAGTGAACCTGTTGCCGGACACGTATGCCGCGGTGACCGGCCAGTCCTCGGCGCTGCTGGCAGCGGTAGTGCTCGCGCTGCTGGGCGCGGCCATCGTGTTGGGACTGGAATGGTTCGGCCAGCATAGCCGGAATGGCAAGGCCGCGGGTTGA
- a CDS encoding protein-L-isoaspartate(D-aspartate) O-methyltransferase — protein MVAELQGIGMTSRRTRMRLIQRLRESGIGDERVLTALAETPRHIFLDEALAHRAYEDTALPIGYQQTLSQPYIVARMTEVLMASQPSKVLELGTGSGYQTAILAQLVDEVYSVERINPLLNKARERMRTLQLRNTHLKLAGQEMGWPENGPYDGIIVTAAPAQLPEELLPQLADGGVMVVPIGEDTQVLTRVERQGDDFDITQMEPVRFVPLLGGVVR, from the coding sequence ATGGTTGCAGAGTTGCAGGGGATCGGCATGACATCGCGCCGGACCCGGATGCGATTGATTCAAAGGCTCAGGGAGTCGGGCATAGGCGACGAGCGGGTGTTGACCGCCCTGGCGGAGACGCCTCGCCATATCTTCCTCGATGAGGCCCTGGCACATCGAGCCTACGAAGACACGGCGCTGCCCATCGGTTATCAGCAGACCCTGTCCCAACCCTATATCGTGGCCCGGATGACGGAAGTGCTCATGGCCAGCCAGCCATCGAAGGTGCTGGAGCTGGGCACGGGGTCCGGGTATCAGACGGCGATCCTGGCGCAACTGGTTGACGAGGTGTACAGCGTCGAGCGCATCAACCCGTTACTGAACAAGGCCCGCGAGCGCATGCGCACTTTGCAGCTGCGTAATACCCACCTGAAGCTGGCGGGGCAGGAGATGGGGTGGCCGGAGAATGGCCCTTACGACGGCATCATCGTTACCGCCGCGCCGGCGCAGTTGCCGGAAGAGCTGCTGCCGCAACTGGCCGACGGCGGCGTTATGGTCGTGCCCATCGGCGAGGACACCCAGGTGCTGACCCGGGTTGAACGCCAGGGTGATGACTTCGATATCACCCAAATGGAACCGGTCCGCTTCGTCCCCCTGCTGGGCGGGGTGGTGCGATGA
- the surE gene encoding 5'/3'-nucleotidase SurE, with translation MRILLANDDGVHSPGLKVLYDGLAGLGEIRVVAPDRDHSGASNSLTLNRPLTVESHPHGFLSVDGTPTDCVHLAVNGLFEERFDRVVSGINTHANLGDDIIYSGTVAAATEGRSLGMPAIAVSLVNEGHWHYETAARAVRTLLEKEASLALGPRCLLNVNVPDIPWEQVAGFQVTRLGHRGRGESAIPMTCPRGKKRYWIGAAGEGDDAGPGTDFHAVRHNYVSVTPIQVDMTRHEALDSLRNWLEAEH, from the coding sequence GTGCGCATTCTGCTGGCGAACGATGATGGCGTCCATTCACCGGGCCTGAAGGTCCTCTACGACGGCCTGGCGGGGCTTGGCGAGATTCGCGTTGTGGCTCCCGACCGGGATCACAGCGGCGCCAGCAACTCGTTGACGCTGAATCGCCCGCTCACCGTGGAATCCCACCCCCACGGCTTCCTGTCCGTCGACGGCACGCCCACCGACTGCGTCCATCTGGCGGTGAACGGTCTGTTCGAGGAGCGCTTCGACCGGGTCGTTTCCGGCATCAACACCCACGCCAACCTGGGCGACGACATTATCTATTCCGGTACGGTGGCGGCGGCGACCGAAGGACGCTCGCTAGGGATGCCCGCGATCGCCGTTTCGCTGGTCAATGAGGGCCACTGGCATTACGAAACGGCGGCCCGGGCCGTGCGAACCCTGCTGGAGAAAGAAGCCTCGCTGGCACTCGGACCGCGTTGCCTCCTGAACGTCAACGTCCCGGACATCCCCTGGGAACAGGTGGCCGGATTCCAGGTCACGCGCCTGGGGCATCGTGGCCGGGGCGAGTCGGCCATTCCCATGACCTGCCCGCGGGGCAAGAAACGCTACTGGATCGGGGCCGCCGGGGAAGGGGACGACGCCGGACCCGGCACCGATTTTCACGCGGTGCGCCACAATTATGTCTCCGTGACGCCGATCCAGGTGGACATGACGCGCCACGAGGCCCTGGACTCGCTGCGCAACTGGCTGGAGGCGGAACACTGA
- the truD gene encoding tRNA pseudouridine(13) synthase TruD, protein MTAWRLDWPTAHGERLGTAVLRATPEDFRVEEIVESPFSGDGEHLCLYLEKRGDNTEYVARELARLAGTRPFDVSFFGLKDRHAVTRQWFSLYRPGRADDADLIRAVGERWTVREQTRHQRKLRRGEHDGNRFQLRLTDVRADRAAVDERLARIRDEGAPNYFGPQRFGHQGNNLDRAVADGGRPRRGRNFKAGMAFSAARSWLFNEVLAERVGQGNWRHMLDADPWSDEPSGPLWGDGGTSANGELAALERDVVERHPAMAAVFSQTRMKPERRALQLPFSELTWTWPADDCLVLSFRLAPGGYATALVAEFIETVGGEGPANAAS, encoded by the coding sequence ATGACGGCCTGGCGACTGGACTGGCCCACCGCCCACGGCGAGCGGCTGGGGACGGCGGTACTGCGGGCGACACCCGAGGATTTCCGGGTGGAGGAGATCGTCGAGTCGCCGTTCTCCGGCGACGGCGAGCATCTTTGCCTGTACCTGGAGAAGCGCGGCGATAACACGGAGTATGTCGCGCGGGAGCTCGCCAGACTGGCCGGGACGCGGCCTTTTGACGTGAGCTTTTTCGGCCTCAAGGACCGCCACGCCGTCACCCGGCAGTGGTTTAGTCTGTATCGTCCCGGACGTGCGGATGACGCCGACCTGATCCGGGCGGTCGGGGAGCGCTGGACCGTGCGGGAACAGACCCGCCACCAGCGCAAACTGCGGCGTGGGGAGCACGACGGCAACCGCTTCCAGTTGCGGCTGACCGATGTCCGGGCGGACCGGGCCGCCGTGGACGAGCGCCTTGCCCGGATACGCGACGAGGGCGCGCCCAACTATTTCGGCCCCCAGCGTTTCGGGCACCAGGGCAATAACCTGGACCGCGCCGTGGCCGACGGTGGACGGCCGCGGCGCGGTCGCAACTTCAAAGCCGGAATGGCCTTTTCCGCGGCCCGGTCATGGCTGTTTAATGAAGTGCTGGCAGAAAGGGTGGGGCAAGGTAACTGGCGCCATATGCTGGACGCTGATCCCTGGAGCGACGAGCCTAGCGGTCCGCTCTGGGGCGACGGCGGCACAAGCGCCAACGGCGAGCTGGCAGCGCTGGAGCGCGACGTGGTGGAGCGCCACCCGGCCATGGCGGCCGTGTTCAGCCAGACCCGCATGAAACCGGAACGGCGCGCCTTGCAACTGCCGTTCAGCGAACTGACCTGGACCTGGCCGGCGGACGATTGCCTGGTCCTGTCCTTCCGGCTGGCGCCGGGCGGCTACGCCACCGCACTGGTGGCTGAATTTATTGAAACCGTTGGTGGCGAGGGTCCCGCAAACGCGGCATCATAA
- the ispF gene encoding 2-C-methyl-D-erythritol 2,4-cyclodiphosphate synthase — MRIGQGYDVHAFCDGDSIVVGGVRIPHTRAIKAHSDGDVLLHAIADALLGAAALGDIGHFFPDTDDQWRGADSRELLRAVYQAVRAEGYRVANIDSTIIAQKPKMAGHIPQMRAHIAADLELPESAVSVKATTTEKLGFTGREEGIASEAICLLLDAPA; from the coding sequence ATGCGAATCGGTCAAGGTTACGACGTGCACGCGTTCTGCGACGGTGACAGCATCGTTGTCGGCGGCGTGCGTATTCCCCACACCCGGGCGATCAAGGCCCACTCCGACGGTGATGTCCTGCTCCACGCGATTGCCGACGCGCTGCTGGGGGCAGCCGCCCTGGGCGACATCGGCCACTTTTTCCCGGATACCGACGACCAGTGGCGCGGCGCCGACAGCCGGGAACTGCTGCGGGCGGTGTACCAGGCGGTACGCGCCGAAGGCTACCGGGTGGCCAATATCGACAGCACGATTATTGCCCAGAAACCGAAGATGGCCGGCCATATTCCGCAAATGCGAGCCCACATTGCGGCCGATCTGGAACTCCCTGAGTCTGCGGTGAGCGTCAAGGCGACCACCACAGAAAAGCTTGGTTTCACCGGACGGGAAGAGGGTATCGCCAGCGAGGCGATCTGTTTGCTGCTGGACGCGCCGGCATGA
- the ispD gene encoding 2-C-methyl-D-erythritol 4-phosphate cytidylyltransferase, with protein sequence MIQPRHWLVVPAAGIGQRMAADRPKQYLQIRQRFILDITLSRLLDTGWFAGAMVPLHPDDPWFQRTESARDSRVRTCVGGVDRADSVMAGLDALQGELAKDDWVLVHDVARPCVATADLRRLLDELQNSDVGGLLAARVSDTIKRQSARAAEVAETVDRSLLWRAFTPQQFRFGLLRKALKSALATGAAITDEASAVEALGLAPRLVEGRTDNIKVTVPEDLALAGWILEHLEH encoded by the coding sequence ATGATACAACCCCGACACTGGCTTGTTGTGCCGGCTGCCGGCATTGGCCAGCGCATGGCCGCTGATCGCCCCAAACAATACCTGCAGATCCGGCAACGTTTCATCCTCGATATCACCCTGTCCCGCCTGCTTGATACCGGCTGGTTCGCCGGTGCCATGGTGCCGCTGCATCCCGATGACCCCTGGTTCCAGCGTACCGAGAGTGCCCGTGATTCCCGGGTGCGCACCTGCGTGGGCGGCGTCGACCGGGCCGATTCGGTGATGGCGGGACTGGACGCCCTGCAGGGCGAACTGGCGAAGGACGACTGGGTGCTGGTCCATGACGTGGCGCGCCCCTGTGTGGCGACGGCGGATCTACGGCGGCTGCTGGACGAGCTGCAGAACAGTGACGTCGGCGGTTTGCTGGCGGCAAGGGTGTCCGACACGATCAAGCGTCAGAGTGCACGGGCGGCCGAGGTGGCCGAGACCGTCGACCGGTCGCTGCTGTGGCGCGCGTTTACGCCGCAACAGTTTCGCTTTGGCCTGCTGCGCAAGGCGCTGAAGTCGGCCCTGGCCACGGGCGCCGCCATCACGGACGAGGCGTCCGCGGTGGAGGCGCTGGGCCTGGCGCCCCGACTGGTTGAGGGACGCACCGACAACATCAAGGTCACCGTGCCTGAAGACCTGGCACTGGCGGGCTGGATTCTCGAACATTTGGAACACTGA
- the ftsB gene encoding cell division protein FtsB, protein MKALWTVMAVMVVLLQARLWIGEGSFAQVWQLQQKIDVQKAENAKLANRNERLYAEVRNLRGGQGAIEERARMNLGLIREDETFFLVVEP, encoded by the coding sequence ATGAAAGCGTTGTGGACCGTCATGGCTGTTATGGTCGTCCTTCTGCAGGCTCGCCTGTGGATCGGCGAGGGCAGCTTTGCGCAGGTCTGGCAGCTGCAACAGAAGATCGATGTGCAGAAGGCCGAGAACGCCAAGCTCGCCAACCGCAATGAGCGGCTATACGCCGAGGTGCGCAACCTGCGCGGTGGGCAGGGCGCCATTGAGGAGCGGGCGCGGATGAATCTTGGTCTGATCCGTGAAGACGAAACTTTTTTCCTGGTGGTCGAGCCCTGA
- the eno gene encoding phosphopyruvate hydratase: MTKIADIKAREILDSRGNPTVEADVILESGTIGRACAPSGASTGSREALELRDKDASRYMGKGVTKAVAAVNTRIRDALTGFDAADQRGLDQVMLDLDGTENKANLGANAILAVSLAAAKAVAAERKVPLYAHIAEINGTAGQYSMPVPMMNILNGGEHADNNVDIQEFMIQPVAASSFSEALRIGAEVFHNLKKVLQAKGLNTAVGDEGGFAPDLPSNEGALAVIKEAVEKAGYELGKDITLALDCASSEFYRDGKYDLSGEGKQYDAEGFADYLAGLCDSYPIVSVEDGMDESDWDGWAILTKKVGDRVQLVGDDLFVTNTKILKQGIDQSIGNSILIKFNQIGSLSETLDAIKMAQDAGYTAVISHRSGETEDTTIADLAVATCAGQIKTGSLCRSDRVAKYNQLLRIEEELAGKAPYRGLKEIKGQG; encoded by the coding sequence ATGACCAAGATCGCGGATATCAAAGCGCGCGAAATCCTTGATTCCCGTGGCAACCCGACGGTTGAAGCGGACGTTATCCTTGAGTCCGGCACCATCGGCCGCGCCTGTGCGCCTTCCGGCGCTTCCACCGGTTCCCGCGAGGCGCTGGAACTGCGTGACAAGGACGCTTCCCGCTACATGGGCAAGGGTGTCACCAAGGCGGTTGCAGCCGTCAACACCCGTATCCGCGACGCCCTGACCGGTTTTGATGCGGCCGATCAGCGTGGCCTGGACCAGGTGATGCTGGATCTGGACGGTACCGAGAACAAGGCCAACCTGGGCGCCAACGCTATCCTGGCGGTTTCCCTGGCCGCCGCGAAAGCCGTTGCCGCCGAGCGTAAGGTGCCGCTGTACGCCCACATCGCCGAGATCAACGGCACGGCCGGTCAGTACTCCATGCCGGTCCCGATGATGAACATCCTCAACGGCGGTGAGCATGCCGACAACAACGTTGATATTCAGGAGTTCATGATCCAGCCGGTGGCGGCGTCTTCTTTCTCTGAAGCCCTGCGTATTGGCGCGGAAGTGTTCCACAACCTGAAGAAGGTGCTGCAGGCGAAAGGCCTGAACACCGCCGTGGGCGACGAGGGCGGCTTTGCGCCGGACCTGCCGTCCAACGAAGGTGCCCTGGCCGTGATCAAGGAAGCGGTGGAGAAGGCCGGCTACGAGCTGGGCAAGGACATCACCCTGGCGCTGGACTGCGCGTCTTCCGAATTCTACCGCGATGGCAAGTACGACCTGTCCGGTGAAGGCAAGCAGTACGACGCCGAAGGCTTTGCCGACTATCTGGCCGGCCTGTGCGACAGCTACCCGATCGTGTCCGTCGAAGACGGCATGGACGAGAGCGACTGGGACGGCTGGGCGATCCTGACCAAGAAGGTCGGTGACCGCGTGCAGCTGGTGGGTGACGACCTGTTCGTGACCAATACCAAGATCCTCAAGCAGGGCATCGATCAGTCCATCGGCAACTCCATCCTGATTAAGTTCAACCAGATCGGCAGCCTGAGCGAGACCCTGGACGCCATCAAGATGGCCCAGGATGCCGGTTACACCGCGGTGATCTCACACCGTTCCGGTGAAACCGAGGACACCACCATCGCGGACCTGGCCGTGGCCACCTGCGCCGGCCAGATCAAGACCGGCTCCCTGTGCCGCTCGGATCGTGTCGCCAAGTACAACCAGCTGCTGCGTATCGAAGAGGAGCTGGCGGGCAAGGCACCTTACCGTGGCCTTAAGGAAATTAAAGGGCAGGGTTAA
- the kdsA gene encoding 3-deoxy-8-phosphooctulonate synthase yields the protein MSQKTITVADLSISNDRPFVLFGGMNVLESRDLALEVAEAYVEVTRRLGIPYVFKASFDKANRSSIHSFRGPGLDAGMEILKDIKDKFGVPVISDVHEPWQAQPAAEVCEVIQLPAFLSRQTDLVESMARTGAAINIKKAQFLAPQEMKHIINKCREAGNDRVILCERGTSFGYNNLVVDMLGFGIMKAMEYPVLFDVTHALQMPGGRADSAGGRRAQVAELARAGMSQGLAGLFLEAHPDPENAKCDGPCALRLDQLEPFLKQVKAIDDLVKGFEPLDTA from the coding sequence ATGTCCCAGAAAACCATCACGGTTGCGGACCTCTCCATTTCCAACGATCGCCCGTTCGTGCTGTTCGGCGGCATGAACGTCCTTGAGTCCCGCGACCTGGCCCTGGAAGTGGCCGAAGCCTACGTGGAGGTGACCCGTCGGCTGGGTATTCCCTACGTGTTCAAGGCCTCCTTCGACAAGGCCAACCGGTCCTCGATTCACTCCTTTCGTGGCCCCGGACTGGATGCCGGCATGGAAATCCTGAAGGACATCAAGGACAAATTCGGTGTACCGGTGATCAGTGACGTGCACGAACCCTGGCAGGCCCAGCCTGCGGCAGAAGTGTGCGAAGTGATCCAGTTGCCGGCGTTCCTCAGCCGACAGACCGACCTGGTCGAGTCCATGGCCCGGACCGGTGCGGCGATCAACATCAAGAAGGCCCAGTTCCTGGCTCCCCAGGAAATGAAGCACATCATCAACAAGTGTCGCGAGGCGGGGAACGATCGCGTCATCCTGTGCGAGCGCGGCACCAGTTTCGGCTACAACAACCTGGTGGTCGACATGCTGGGCTTCGGCATCATGAAAGCCATGGAGTACCCGGTGCTCTTCGACGTCACCCACGCTCTGCAGATGCCCGGTGGCCGCGCCGATTCCGCCGGCGGGCGGCGTGCACAGGTGGCCGAGCTGGCACGGGCCGGCATGTCCCAGGGACTGGCCGGGCTGTTCCTGGAAGCGCACCCGGATCCGGAGAACGCCAAGTGCGATGGCCCCTGTGCGCTGCGTCTGGACCAGCTCGAACCGTTCCTGAAACAGGTCAAGGCCATCGACGACCTGGTCAAGGGCTTCGAGCCCCTGGATACGGCCTGA
- a CDS encoding CTP synthase, translating into MTRYIFVTGGVVSSLGKGIASASLAAILEARGLKVTILKLDPYINVDPGTMSPFQHGEVFVTEDGAETDLDLGHYERFIRTPMSRRNNFTTGRVYEEVIRKERRGDYLGGTVQVIPHITDEIKRRVIEGAAGADVALIEIGGTVGDIESLPFLEATRQLKVEVGPRRALFMHLTLVPYIATAGEVKTKPTQHSVKEMRSIGLQPDILLCRSEHEVDVSSRRKIALFTNVEERAVIPMQDAKSIYAIPRMLHEHNLDELIIERFGLENDAGAADLSEWDAVVDAQLNPEGEVTIAMVGKYMELLDAYKSLIESLLHAGIKTRTKVNINYIDSEDIERDGTGALESADAILVPGGFGERGVEGKIETVRYARENKVPYLGICLGMQVAVIEYARNVAGLTDAHSTEFRAQTSAPVVGLITEWLDASGEKEQRDAASDLGGTMRLGAQDCVLTDDSTIAKCYGRKVIRERHRHRYEVNNGFLPQLQHAGLRIAGHSTDGKLVEVVEVADHPWFVACQFHPEFTSTPRDGHALFKGFVEAAMARKQAR; encoded by the coding sequence ATGACGCGTTATATTTTCGTCACCGGCGGTGTCGTGTCCTCATTGGGCAAAGGTATCGCATCGGCTTCCCTTGCGGCCATCCTTGAGGCGCGCGGCTTAAAGGTCACCATTCTCAAGCTGGATCCCTACATCAACGTTGATCCCGGCACCATGAGTCCCTTCCAGCACGGGGAAGTGTTCGTGACCGAGGATGGCGCCGAGACCGACCTGGATCTTGGCCACTACGAGCGTTTCATCCGCACCCCGATGAGCCGCCGCAACAACTTCACCACCGGACGCGTCTACGAAGAGGTGATCCGCAAGGAACGTCGTGGCGATTACCTCGGCGGTACCGTCCAGGTGATCCCGCACATCACCGATGAGATCAAGCGTCGTGTGATCGAAGGTGCCGCCGGTGCCGACGTGGCACTGATCGAGATCGGCGGTACCGTGGGGGACATCGAATCCCTGCCGTTCCTGGAAGCGACCCGTCAGCTCAAGGTGGAAGTCGGGCCGCGTCGCGCGCTGTTCATGCACCTGACCCTGGTGCCGTACATCGCCACCGCAGGCGAAGTGAAAACCAAGCCGACCCAGCACTCGGTGAAGGAAATGCGCTCCATCGGCCTGCAGCCGGACATCCTGCTGTGCCGTTCGGAGCATGAGGTGGACGTCAGCTCCCGCCGCAAGATCGCGTTGTTCACCAACGTGGAAGAGCGTGCGGTTATCCCGATGCAGGACGCCAAGTCCATCTACGCCATTCCGCGCATGCTGCACGAGCACAACCTGGATGAGCTGATCATCGAGCGATTCGGCCTGGAGAACGACGCCGGCGCCGCGGATCTGTCCGAGTGGGACGCCGTGGTCGATGCCCAGCTCAACCCGGAAGGCGAAGTGACCATCGCCATGGTCGGCAAGTACATGGAGCTGCTGGACGCCTACAAGTCCCTGATCGAATCGCTGCTCCACGCCGGCATCAAGACCCGCACCAAGGTCAACATCAACTACATCGATTCCGAGGACATCGAGCGTGACGGCACCGGCGCGCTGGAGTCCGCGGATGCCATCCTGGTTCCCGGCGGCTTCGGCGAGCGTGGCGTGGAAGGCAAGATCGAAACCGTGCGCTACGCCCGTGAAAACAAAGTGCCGTACCTCGGTATCTGTCTGGGTATGCAGGTGGCGGTCATCGAGTACGCCCGTAACGTGGCTGGCCTGACCGATGCGCACAGCACCGAGTTCCGCGCCCAGACGTCAGCGCCTGTGGTTGGCCTGATCACCGAATGGCTCGACGCCAGCGGCGAGAAGGAGCAGCGCGATGCCGCCTCCGACCTGGGCGGCACCATGCGCCTGGGTGCCCAGGATTGCGTGCTGACTGACGATTCCACCATCGCCAAGTGCTATGGCCGCAAGGTCATCCGCGAGCGCCACCGCCACCGCTATGAGGTGAACAACGGTTTCCTGCCGCAGCTGCAGCACGCCGGTCTGCGCATCGCCGGGCACTCCACCGACGGCAAGCTGGTGGAAGTGGTCGAAGTGGCGGACCATCCCTGGTTTGTGGCGTGTCAGTTCCACCCGGAATTCACCTCGACGCCGCGCGACGGCCACGCCCTGTTCAAGGGCTTCGTCGAAGCCGCCATGGCGCGTAAACAGGCACGTTGA